From a single Plasmodium yoelii strain 17X genome assembly, chromosome: 9 genomic region:
- a CDS encoding Josephin domain-containing protein, putative has product MCYYKIHKIETENGPINVYFEKQSKLYCLLHTTNNILQAHIYSPQDFREFENNFDYTKLNSNISDNDNNINENKNNKKSSDLNIKDKLNYENIFSYFKRGINYFGNFNIDVFYFFVSKHNIELHWVDNKEIYKKLNQNNNCLSLFSDSVLNDHKLIAFVINMVKINFLNIYNHRHFYTIRKISGMWFVLDSSRSKPILLPTSQDMNKHLINIVKDNNFTKHDNYIIQVFKNYEK; this is encoded by the exons ATgtgttattataaaatacataaaattgAAACGGAAAATGGACCAATAAATGTATACTTTGAAAAACAAAGTAAATTATATTGCTTACTTCATActactaataatatattacaaGCACATATATATTCTCCTCAAGATTTTCGAGAATTTGAAAACAACTTTGATTACACAAAACTAAATAGTAACATATCAgacaatgataataatataaatgaaaacaaaaataataaaaaatctaGTGACCTAAATATAAAAGACAAGTTGAactatgaaaatattttttcctatTTTAAAAGAGgaattaattattttggaaattttaatattgacgttttttatttttttgtaagtAAACATAATATTGAATTACATTGGGTTGacaataaagaaatatataaaaaattaaatcaaaataataattgtcTTTCACTATTTAGTGATAGTGTTTTAAATGATCATAAATTAATTGCTTTTGTAATAAATATggttaaaataaattttttaaatatttataatcatAGACATTTTTACACAATAAGAAAAATTTCAG GCATGTGGTTTGTCTTGGATTCCTCGCGCAGTAAGCCCATTCTCTTGCCTACTAGCCAGGAT ATGAACAAacatttaattaatatagtaaaagataataatttCACTAAACatgataattatattatacaagtttttaaaaattatgagaAATAA
- a CDS encoding peptidyl-prolyl cis-trans isomerase, putative, whose product MTINTSENVYKFVKDCIKIKEKIECINKIKKDQNQKDEKNEFIKEIQNKTSNKLSKYNVDYSKFENCIKEIEAEEEEEEKENRNIEEKKKKILNNRNPCSHDHSKERQLYEKKSTEKIKASNIFNEHGKIAFNEKNYKLACLYFRKGLIQLDYSFPENKEEQDKQNDLEIKLHLNMALTYLNMSDYYNCINECSMVLNLDKNNVKAFYRKGQAYMSLDLYSKAKEEFKKVEKIEPNDKNIKKSLLELERKILIYDKKKKLLCSKMFASNKNSYDKNKKEISTNICDTHIDKNKNNFGEKDNIGNQTKNNNNYNNLNDFPKHKIIMNKNNTIEKINKDRNLNIKNISNKTTDNNSYNHKDQDYLFMLNNSKFFGKKKEFFLINDIFIYLFICFILLLLLYILTFIVIFYKHASMIILLSSLLILSFICICIYIYNKNVYINITHKKT is encoded by the exons ATGACTATAAACACATCAGAAAATGTTTACAAATTTGTGAAAgattgtataaaaataaaagaaaaaatcgaatgtataaataaaataaaaaaagaccAAAAccaaaaagatgaaaaaaatgaatttataaaagagatacaaaataaaacttcaaataaattatcaaaatataatgtaGACTAttcaaaatttgaaaattgtataaaagAAATCGAAGCAGAAGAAGAggaagaagaaaaagaaaatagaaatattgaagaaaaaaaaaaaaaaatcttaaATAATCGAAATCCATGTTCTCATGATCATTCAAAAGAAAGacaattatatgaaaaaaaatcaacagaaaaaataaaagcatcaaatatttttaatgaacATGGAAAAATAgcatttaatgaaaaaaattataaacttGCTTGTCTTTATTTTAGAAAAGGGTTAATACAATTAGATTATAGTTTTcctgaaaataaagaagagcAAGATAAACAAAATGATTTGGAAATAAAACTTCATCTCAATATGGCTCtaacatatttaaatatgtCTGACTATTATAATTGCATTAACGAATGTTCTATg gTTCTAAATCTAgacaaaaataatgtaaaagCATTTTACAGAAAGGGCCAAGCTTATATGAGTCTGGATTTATATAGCAAAGCAAAAGaagaatttaaaaaagttgAAAAGATCGAACCAaacgataaaaatataaagaaatctTTATTAGAATtagaaagaaaaatattgatttatgataaaaaaaaaaaattattatgttcTAAAATGTTTgcatcaaataaaaatagttatgataaaaataaaaaagaaatttcTACAAATATTTGTGATACACacattgataaaaataaaaacaattttgGAGAAAAGGATAATATTGGAAACCAaactaaaaataataataattacaaTAACCTTAACGATTTTCctaaacataaaataataatgaataaaaataatacaatcgaaaaaataaataaagacagaaatttaaacataaaaaatatatcaaataaaacCACTGataataattcatataatcATAAGGATCAAGACTATTTATTCATGTTAAATAATTCCAaattttttggaaaaaaaaaagaattttttttaataaacgatatatttatatatctttttatttgttttatattattactattattgtatatattaacttttattgttattttttataaacatgCCTCaatgattatattattatcatcattgttaatattatcttttatttgtatatgtatatatatctacaataaaaatgtatatattaatataacaCATAAGAAAACATAA